The Natronolimnobius sp. AArcel1 genome contains the following window.
TTACGGGTTGCTTGGTGTCGCAAAGCGGACACGTGATTGACGTCTGATACTCAAGCTTGTACGTGGGAGTGATCCAATACTGCTGGCACGTACAACATCCGGCCACGCTGTATTCGTGGTCAGACGTCATGCAGACGCACCTCTATTCCTCTCGCTAACGCTGACGTAGTGTGCTAACATGATTTCAGTTGTCGAGGTTGATTTCGACACTGAGAAGGCTCTGTTTGCCTGGAAATCAGCAGTATACTGCTCAGAGCAGTCGCTGATCGAGAGGCAAACATTTATCAAGATCTGGGTCGCAAGAACAGGTAGCCAGCCTTTGGGGCAGGTTAAAGCCCCACTTTCTTGCGATCCACACCTATTACCTCCTGGTGTGTCTCTATCCCTACTTTTGATATGAGGAATGTCTGGGCGGTTTATAAAACCTTCCGCTGTTGGATTCCATCTCTTCAGAACCGTCTGATAATCATCAAACAGTGCCGCATCTAACACATTGACGAGAACCAGATACAGTTTGGAAACTGTGAAACGATGCCTCGAACCTCGGGTCTTTGCCTCCAAAGAAGTGTTACTACGGAGACTAAGATCTATAGAGAGATTTGTAGAACCGTTAGTACCAGATTTTGTGGTACTCACTGCTTATTACCTACGGAATTGGAGATCGTTCGAGTCGCGTCGGTTGACGAAATACCTAAAGCGCTCGACGGTGTAGAACTAGCCGGACACGCCACCCATACAGCGAGTCCGGTTTTGGGGTCGTTGGCGCGACCCCAGTCCTTCACCGTTCTCAGCGTCAGCTCTACTCGTCACCTCCAAGATCCTTTGTATAGACCTCTTCAACAGTCAATTCAGCTGTAACAACGACCTTCTCTATTTTTTCGCCCTTTTCGTACTCTAATTCCTCATCCGTTGCTCCGAGGATTCGTCGAGCGCGTTCGGGAATTGTGGCCACATACTTTGGTGGGCCAAACTCTAGTTGAGTCGTTGTTGTTTTCCCGACTCGACTGTCTTCTTCGGTCATACGCGGCCCTATGAATCCAGTATACTTAGTATTACTGGGGGCGCTCTAAGTATGCCTCAGTGAGTGAAGTATTTGCATTAGACAGACACTTGTCTCGAAATGATTATTGAACTCGAATCTCCATCCCTCCGCAGTCTTGCGTTTTTGATTGTTGACAGGAAAATACCGGCAGAAGTGTTGCTCTGTCTCGAACTTTATTTGCTATGGATTGTAACTCTATAGAAGTGTTGGTAAATCACGAACTTTTATAATACCGGGGCCAGTAATACCGAGTATGACTGAGAGCGAGAAAATAATCGCGTTTAACCTCCAGAGTGATGCAGACTCAGAACCGCTTGATGATACCCTTCACTTTTACACGAATCCTGCTACCAAGGCAGAAGTCAAAGAGAGAGCAGAAGAGCTTGGTTTCAGCTCAATGTCCGAAGCGGCTCGTTATTTCCTTACCCTCGGAATGCATGCCTTCCCTGAGACCGATCCACGGAAAAAAACAGCCGATTCTTCAGATAGAGACTATAAGCCACTCACAATCCGGGAGATTATTCCGGAAGGCGAAGAAAATGCGTTGAGTCTTAGAAACGGAGAAGTCCTTGACAAGATCGACAAGCACCTCGCTGACGAGTTAACGAGAGATCCCAAAATCAACCGAGACGGGTGGGAGGTGTGGCGATGACGCTAGCGGATTTTGCAGACGACATACGAGAGAAGAGAGAAGACGAAACCATCCGAGAATACTACGTTGATCTCCGTAGTGACTCGCTCAGTCCTGCGTCAAAAGATAGCGTCAAAACATCCTGGAATCGCCTCCAAGACTACTTAGATGAGGTCAATGCCTCTAGAAAGCCTAAAGAAAAAATCGGATTTGAGGATCTCACAAAATCACGGGTCTTGCATTTCATTGATTGGCTGGACGTGAAAGATAGCACTGCTAACAATTATATTAATGATTTGTCTGCTATGGTTGCATGGTTCAACAACAAAGGGATGATGAGTGGGAATCCATTTCAGGAGGCTCTTGCTACTGATCCGTTCGAGAACACTGGAAAAACACCCAAGATGGAGGTCGGAATCGATAAGCTAAGAAGTGCTATTTCAGACATTGATGCCCCTCTTGCATTAGCAGTCATCGTTCTACTTCTGAAAACAGGAATTCGAATTGCTGAACTTGCAAATTTGGACGAAAGGGATCTTCATATCGATCATCCAATCAGTGGACGCCTCGATGACCCTCGCCCTGAGATCAAGAACAAGCCTGATACCATCTACATTGATTCCTCAATCAACGAAGGGGAGTGTGTCAACGGAGAAGTCAGACCCGACTCAAATAAGCCTAATTCGACTCGGGTGGTTCCCATCGATAGCGAAGTCAAGAGCGTTCTCGCTTGGTATCTATCTATGAAGCCTCAGTCCAATTCACCTGCCAACCCACTGCTTGTGATCAACAATAGGGGTGGAAAAGGAATCGGTCAGAGAATGGGGACTGAAGCTGCTCGACGGATAGTTAACGAGTGGTCTGATGATCATGGCTGGTACACTCCGAACAGTAGCTTTGGAGTGAAGCCTCACTGGTGTCGACACTGGTTCAGCACGATGATCCAGTCTAATGTTGATGGAGATCTGATCCAGGTGGGGGGCAAGGATGATTACGAAGATTTCCTGAGAGGTGATCAGTCAAGTTCGACAAAAAGCGACTATCTGCAAATGAGTTGGGGTGGAAACGACTGGATGCACAAAGCACTGGAAGACGCTTTGCCGAGTCTGCTCACGGGTTCAGAGAATGAGTAGCACTCTTGACCAACTATGACAGACCACAGTAATAAATCAAACAAGGACTGGCCGACGCCAGGTCCGAACGAACCCGTTCCGGCATGGGAAGAGTATCGCCAGTTACGCGAGGCCGTTCACGACTACCTCGATCACGAACCAGATGACCCAGCCTGGAACGACATCTGGCGAGCACTCGGTGCGATTATGGGTAAATACCAGCGGGATGCATTCCTCGAAGCCTTTGATCTCGACGAGCCAGCTGAGACGGCCTGTATTCGCCGCCTCATCACAGGCGAGGACAAGTGTATCCACTCACCTTTAGAAGCCGATGATGACCCGCAGGGGCCGCCTCACAAGCCACCTGCCAGTGATCACGCGACACTCTGGCTCGATGACGGTAAACCAGCTGTGTACTCGATGCACGTCTATCCCGGAAACATCGAGCAGCTTGATGCTCGTGAACCACCCTACAACTTGTGGTTCGATCTCTTTGAGTTCGCCGCGGAGTGGGGGCTGGAGGTGTCTATTCTCCCGAAGTCGTGGTACAATCTCAGTAGTACTGTGCACGTCATTTTCTACCCGCCAGAACGCTTCCGGTCGTAGCTCAACTCGAACCCGGTG
Protein-coding sequences here:
- a CDS encoding site-specific integrase; the encoded protein is MTLADFADDIREKREDETIREYYVDLRSDSLSPASKDSVKTSWNRLQDYLDEVNASRKPKEKIGFEDLTKSRVLHFIDWLDVKDSTANNYINDLSAMVAWFNNKGMMSGNPFQEALATDPFENTGKTPKMEVGIDKLRSAISDIDAPLALAVIVLLLKTGIRIAELANLDERDLHIDHPISGRLDDPRPEIKNKPDTIYIDSSINEGECVNGEVRPDSNKPNSTRVVPIDSEVKSVLAWYLSMKPQSNSPANPLLVINNRGGKGIGQRMGTEAARRIVNEWSDDHGWYTPNSSFGVKPHWCRHWFSTMIQSNVDGDLIQVGGKDDYEDFLRGDQSSSTKSDYLQMSWGGNDWMHKALEDALPSLLTGSENE